One Nicotiana sylvestris chromosome 12, ASM39365v2, whole genome shotgun sequence genomic window carries:
- the LOC104233634 gene encoding FT-interacting protein 3-like translates to MQRPPQEDFSLKETKPHLGGGKVTGDKLTSTYDLVEQMQYLYVRVVKAKDLPGKDVTGSLDPYVEVRLGNYRGTTRHFEKKSNPEWRQVFAFSKDRIQASVLEVTVKDKDLVKDDFVGCVMFDLNEIPKRVPPDSPLAPQWYRLEDRNRNKVKGELMLAVWMGTQADEAFPESWHSDAATVSGADALANIRSKVYLSPKLWYLRVNVIEAQDLIPGDRSRFPEVYVKAILGNQALRTRVSMSKTINPMWNEDLMFVAAEPFEEPLILSVEDRVAPNKDEVLGRCAIPLQYIDRRLDHRPINSKWYNLEKHIMVEGEKKKEIKFASRLHMRLYLEGGYHVLDESTHYSSDLRPTAKQLWKSSIGVLELGILNAQGLSPMKTKDGRATTDAYCVAKYGQKWVRTRTIIDSFAPKWNEQYTWEVFDPCTVITIGVFDNCHLHGGDKSGGARDSRIGKVRIRLSTLETDRVYTHSYPLLVLHPAGVKKMGEIHLAVRFTCSSLMNMMHMYSQPLLPKMHYIHPLTVSQLDSLRHQATQIVSMRLSRAEPPLRKEIVEYMLDVGSHMWSMRRSKANFFRIMGVLGGLIAIGRWFDQICHWKNPITTVLIHILFLILVLYPELILPTIFLYLFLIGVWYYRWRPRNPPHMDTRLSCADNAHPDELDEEFDTFPTSRPPDIVRMRYDRLRSIAGRIQTVVGDLATQGERLQSLLSWRDPRATALFVIFCLIAAIVLYVTPFQVVALLTGFYVLRHPRFRHKLPSAPLNFFRRLPARTDCML, encoded by the coding sequence ATGCAGCGACCACCGCAAGAAGATTTTTCGCTCAAAGAGACCAAACCCCACCTTGGTGGAGGGAAGGTCACAGGTGATAAGCTCACTAGCACCTATGACTTGGTTGAGCAAATGCAGTATCTTTATGTCCGGGTGGTGAAAGCAAAGGACTTACCTGGGAAGGATGTTACGGGCAGTCTTGATCCTTATGTTGAGGTTAGGCTCGGAAACTATAGGGGTACGACCCGTCACTTTGAGAAGAAGTCAAATCCCGAATGGAGACAGGTGTTTGCTTTTTCCAAGGATCGGATTCAAGCTTCTGTACTTGAGGTGACTGTGAAAGATAAGGATCTTGTTAAGGATGACTTTGTTGGTTGCGTTATGTTTGATTTGAATGAGATCCCAAAAAGGGTACCCCCAGATAGTCCTCTTGCTCCGCAGTGGTATAGGTTGGAGGACAGAAATCGTAACAAAGTTAAAGGAGAGTTGATGTTGGCTGTTTGGATGGGTACCCAAGCTGATGAGGCATTTCCTGAATCTTGGCATTCCGATGCTGCGACTGTTAGTGGTGCTGATGCTCTCGCAAATATAAGGTCCAAGGTTTACCTCTCACCAAAGTTGTGGTACCTTAGAGTTAATGTGATTGAAGCTCAGGACTTGATTCCCGGCGACAGAAGTAGGTTTCCAGAAGtttatgttaaggctatccttggAAATCAGGCATTGAGAACCAGAGTTTCCATGAGCAAGACTATCAATCCGATGTGGAATGAGGATCTGATGTTTGTAGCAGCAGAACCATTTGAGGAGCCATTGATTTTGAGTGTGGAAGACAGAGTTGCACCAAACAAGGATGAAGTTCTTGGAAGGTGTGCTATTCCTTTGCAGTATATCGATAGGAGGTTGGATCACAGACCTATTAACAGTAAGTGGTATAATCTTGAAAAGCATATAATGGTTGAGggagaaaagaagaaggaaatcAAGTTTGCAAGCAGGCTTCACATGAGGCTATATTTGGAAGGAGGTTATCATGTTTTGGATGAGTCAACCCATTACAGTAGTGATCTTAGACCAACTGCAAAACAGTTGTGGAAGTCCAGCATTGGTGTCCTAGAATTGGGTATTCTGAATGCTCAGGGCCTCTCGCCAATGAAAACAAAAGATGGGCGGGCAACAACAGATGCTTATTGTGTTGCCAAATATGGGCAAAAATGGGTTCGAACAAGGACAATTATAGATAGCTTTGCTCCCAAGTGGAACGAGCAATACACTTGGGAAGTATTTGATCCATGCACTGTCATAACTATTGGTGTATTTGATAATTGTCATCTGCATGGAGGAGATAAATCTGGAGGGGCAAGGGACTCGAGGATTGGGAAGGTCAGGATCCGTCTTTCAACTCTTGAAACAGATCGCGTCTACACGCATTCTTATCCACTACTGGTTTTGCATCCTGCTGGGGTGAAGAAGATGGGTGAAATTCACTTGGCTGTAAGATTTACTTGCTCATCATTAATGAATATGATGCATATGTATTCTCAGCCACTGCTACCCAAAATGCATTATATTCATCCATTAACTGTTAGCCAGCTCGACAGCTTAAGGCATCAAGCCACTCAGATTGTTTCAATGAGGCTGAGTCGTGCTGAGCCACCTTTGAGGAAAGAGATAGTGGAGTATATGTTGGATGTTGGTTCCCACATGTGGAGCATGAGAAGAAGCAAAGCTAACTTTTTCAGGATTATGGGTGTTTTAGGTGGATTAATTGCTATTGGTAGATGGTTTGATCAGATATGCCATTGGAAAAACCCAATTACGACTGTTCTGATCCATATCTTGTTCTTGATACTGGTTCTATATCCGGAGCTTATTCTGCCTACCATTTTCCTTTATCTCTTCTTAATCGGAGTTTGGTACTACAGATGGAGGCCTAGAAATCCTCCCCACATGGATACTCGTCTTTCTTGTGCTGATAATGCGCATCCTGATGAATTAGACGAAGAATTTGATACTTTCCCTACTTCACGTCCCCCTGATATTGTTCGGATGAGGTATGACCGTTTGAGAAGTATTGCAGGACGGATTCAGACTGTGGTTGGTGATTTGGCTACTCAAGGGGAGAGGCTACAGTCTTTGCTGAGCTGGAGAGACCCTAGAGCAA